One segment of Ascidiaceihabitans donghaensis DNA contains the following:
- a CDS encoding pyridoxamine 5'-phosphate oxidase family protein, whose amino-acid sequence MSHHLKEEFWDRIEDARVGMLSTGFGRTVPMSHYADDDEDGNVMWFITAKDTDVAKAAAAGKDVQYTVTSDKEGLYAAIDGKLSLSTDTNKLDDIWNVFAAAWFRDGKDDPNVQLVRLDLTKAEVWATEGKLAFLYEVAKANLTDDTADAGHHGTIVFRKAA is encoded by the coding sequence ATGTCACATCATCTGAAAGAAGAATTCTGGGACCGTATTGAGGACGCCCGCGTGGGCATGTTGTCCACCGGATTTGGCCGCACAGTGCCGATGTCGCATTACGCTGACGACGATGAAGACGGCAACGTCATGTGGTTCATCACCGCCAAGGACACCGACGTGGCAAAGGCCGCGGCCGCTGGCAAGGACGTGCAATACACCGTGACCAGTGACAAGGAAGGCCTGTACGCTGCCATTGACGGCAAACTTAGCCTGTCCACAGACACCAACAAACTGGACGACATCTGGAATGTGTTTGCTGCGGCCTGGTTCAGAGACGGCAAAGACGATCCGAACGTACAGCTGGTACGGCTGGACCTGACCAAAGCCGAAGTCTGGGCAACAGAAGGCAAATTGGCGTTCTTGTACGAAGTTGCCAAAGCGAACCTGACAGACGACACAGCGGATGCAGGTCACCATGGAACAATCGTGTTCCGCAAAGCGGCCTAA
- a CDS encoding DegT/DnrJ/EryC1/StrS family aminotransferase, with product MTQHSDTEHFTGSFTQQEPIPEAGIEAALSILRHGRLHRYNTVPDELSETALLEQEFAALTGAKYCLSVASGGYAMATALRALGVAPGDTVLSNAFTLAPVPGAIASVGAKPVFVGVTESLTIDLDDLEAKIDQAKVLLLSHMRGHICDMERLMAICDAAGVKVVEDCAHTMGAAWGDVPSGRSGTVGCYSCQTYKHVNSGEGGFLVTDDEQVAARAIMMSGSYMLFERHLAAPDPSVFAKIKYETPNISGRMDNLRAAILRPQLADLNTQCQRWNERYYVLENGVRDTPGMQVIERPDAETIVGSSFQFLLLDWSADAIRKVVSRCGARGVELKWFGAPEPAAFTSRYDSWHYADPQPMPKSDRILHGIVDIRVPLTFSLDDCALIARIIKAEVSAVYQSEI from the coding sequence ATGACACAGCATAGCGACACCGAACATTTCACCGGCAGCTTCACCCAACAAGAGCCTATTCCGGAAGCGGGCATTGAAGCCGCATTGTCGATCCTGCGGCACGGACGGTTGCACCGATACAACACGGTGCCTGATGAGCTGTCCGAAACCGCGCTTTTGGAACAGGAGTTTGCGGCACTGACCGGAGCCAAATACTGCTTGTCTGTGGCTTCGGGCGGATACGCGATGGCAACAGCGTTGCGGGCTTTGGGTGTCGCACCTGGCGATACTGTGCTGTCCAACGCATTCACATTAGCGCCTGTGCCGGGTGCGATTGCATCGGTGGGCGCGAAACCCGTCTTTGTCGGGGTTACGGAAAGCCTGACCATCGATCTCGATGATCTTGAGGCCAAAATCGACCAAGCCAAAGTTCTTTTGCTAAGCCATATGCGCGGCCACATTTGCGATATGGAACGTCTGATGGCGATCTGCGATGCGGCTGGCGTCAAAGTGGTGGAAGACTGCGCCCACACGATGGGTGCTGCGTGGGGTGATGTGCCTTCGGGGCGGTCAGGCACCGTGGGCTGCTATTCGTGCCAGACTTACAAACATGTCAATTCCGGCGAAGGTGGGTTTCTCGTCACCGACGATGAACAGGTCGCGGCCCGTGCGATCATGATGTCAGGTTCGTACATGCTGTTTGAACGGCATTTAGCAGCCCCTGATCCATCGGTTTTCGCCAAGATCAAATACGAGACCCCCAACATTTCAGGTCGCATGGACAACCTGCGCGCAGCCATCTTGCGACCGCAACTTGCGGACTTGAATACCCAATGCCAGCGCTGGAACGAACGTTACTATGTTCTGGAAAACGGTGTGCGTGACACGCCCGGGATGCAGGTGATTGAACGTCCTGATGCGGAAACCATCGTAGGATCTTCATTCCAGTTTTTGCTGCTGGATTGGTCTGCGGATGCCATTCGCAAGGTGGTGTCACGTTGCGGCGCACGGGGCGTTGAATTGAAGTGGTTTGGCGCACCCGAGCCTGCGGCCTTCACCAGCCGCTATGACAGTTGGCATTATGCCGATCCGCAGCCTATGCCCAAGTCAGATCGGATCTTGCACGGTATTGTGGATATTCGCGTGCCTTTGACCTTTTCCTTGGACGATTGTGCATTGATCGCACGTATCATCAAAGCCGAAGTATCTGCGGTCTATCAGTCAGAGATATAA
- a CDS encoding HAD-IA family hydrolase, producing MKTVIFDLDGTLADTSGDLIEAANVCFRDMGAGDMLDPVSDAGTALRGGRAMLRLGLSRLNRDHDMDTLDRYYPVLLEAYAKDIDSRTVMYPRAMDAVETLKTRGYGVGIATNKPEGLAEELLKRLGVRDAFASMVGADTLPVRKPDPEHLFEAARRAGGDPAKTCLIGDSDTDRNTAKNANVPSVLVTFGPAGGDMAALTPEALLHDYADLPDLIDNLLG from the coding sequence ATGAAGACGGTAATTTTTGATTTGGACGGCACATTGGCAGACACATCCGGTGATCTGATCGAAGCTGCAAACGTTTGTTTTCGCGATATGGGCGCAGGCGATATGCTGGATCCGGTCTCTGATGCAGGCACAGCTTTGCGCGGAGGCCGTGCGATGTTGCGTCTGGGGCTATCGCGGCTGAACCGGGATCATGATATGGACACGCTTGATCGGTATTACCCTGTCTTGTTAGAGGCTTACGCCAAGGACATCGATAGCCGCACCGTTATGTACCCACGCGCAATGGACGCAGTTGAAACGCTGAAAACCCGAGGTTACGGCGTGGGTATCGCAACCAACAAGCCAGAAGGTTTGGCCGAAGAGTTGTTGAAGCGGTTGGGGGTGCGTGACGCCTTCGCATCCATGGTGGGGGCAGACACGCTGCCAGTCCGCAAACCCGACCCCGAGCACCTGTTCGAGGCGGCGCGCCGCGCCGGGGGTGATCCTGCCAAAACCTGTCTGATCGGTGACAGCGACACGGATCGCAACACGGCCAAAAATGCCAACGTGCCTTCAGTTTTGGTTACTTTTGGCCCCGCAGGCGGCGATATGGCAGCCCTGACCCCCGAAGCTTTGCTGCATGATTATGCCGATTTGCCCGACTTGATCGACAATTTGCTGGGCTGA
- the glmU gene encoding bifunctional UDP-N-acetylglucosamine diphosphorylase/glucosamine-1-phosphate N-acetyltransferase GlmU, protein MAVALIILAAGKGTRMNSENPKVLHPIAGAPMLVHAMNAGATLDPEHTVIVAGHGADAVTKAATAHDDTAKVVLQTEQLGTGHAVLQAKDSLTGFEGKAIILYGDTPFVQPETLQAMLDAEADVVVLGFEPADAGRYGRLVMDGTSLERIVEFKDASPIERSLKLCNSGVICAPAPLLFDLLDQTGNDNASGEYYLTDVIGLARRSGHSATVVTCDEAETLGVNSRAELAAADALFQTRKRAELMEDGVTLVAPETVYFALDTIIGRDTLIEPNVVFGPGVTVESGATIRAFSHLEGCHVARGGIIGPYARLRPGTELAEDVRIGNFVEIKNAQIAEGAKVNHLSYIGDAGVGAKSNIGAGTITCNYDGVMKHYTDIGSGVFIGSNTMLVAPVSIGDGAMTGSGSVITSDVEPNALALSRAPQVEKPGMASKLFDMLKAKKARQSRGS, encoded by the coding sequence ATGGCCGTTGCCCTGATTATCCTTGCCGCTGGCAAAGGCACGCGAATGAATTCCGAAAATCCCAAGGTCTTGCACCCCATCGCGGGGGCGCCGATGCTGGTGCATGCGATGAACGCAGGTGCGACGCTGGATCCCGAACACACCGTCATTGTGGCCGGTCACGGGGCAGACGCGGTCACAAAAGCAGCAACAGCCCATGATGACACGGCCAAAGTTGTTCTTCAGACGGAACAACTCGGTACGGGTCACGCGGTGTTGCAGGCCAAAGACAGCCTGACCGGTTTTGAAGGCAAAGCGATCATCCTATACGGTGACACGCCTTTTGTGCAGCCCGAAACATTACAGGCGATGCTGGACGCCGAGGCCGACGTCGTCGTGCTGGGATTTGAGCCTGCGGATGCGGGCCGTTACGGGCGGTTGGTCATGGATGGCACGTCACTGGAACGGATTGTCGAATTCAAAGATGCCTCCCCGATCGAGCGCAGCCTAAAGCTGTGCAACAGCGGCGTCATTTGTGCACCGGCGCCGCTTTTGTTCGACCTTTTGGATCAGACAGGCAACGACAATGCGTCGGGCGAATACTATCTGACGGACGTTATCGGTTTGGCGCGGCGCAGCGGTCATTCCGCCACCGTGGTGACCTGTGATGAAGCCGAAACACTGGGCGTCAACTCGCGTGCTGAACTGGCTGCAGCTGACGCGCTGTTTCAAACCCGCAAACGGGCAGAATTGATGGAAGATGGCGTGACTTTGGTCGCCCCTGAAACAGTCTACTTTGCGTTGGACACGATCATCGGGCGCGACACGCTGATTGAACCCAATGTTGTCTTCGGGCCCGGTGTGACCGTCGAAAGTGGCGCCACCATCCGCGCGTTTTCGCATCTGGAAGGCTGCCATGTGGCGCGCGGCGGCATCATCGGGCCATACGCCCGTTTGCGCCCCGGCACGGAATTGGCCGAGGACGTGCGCATCGGCAACTTTGTAGAAATCAAAAACGCGCAGATCGCCGAAGGGGCCAAAGTCAACCACCTCAGCTACATCGGCGATGCAGGCGTCGGGGCCAAAAGCAACATCGGCGCGGGCACGATCACCTGCAACTATGACGGCGTTATGAAGCATTACACCGACATCGGTTCAGGCGTCTTCATTGGATCGAACACTATGCTGGTGGCGCCCGTATCCATCGGGGATGGAGCAATGACAGGCAGCGGTTCTGTCATCACTTCTGACGTTGAACCAAACGCACTGGCGCTGTCACGCGCACCGCAAGTGGAAAAACCGGGCATGGCCAGCAAATTGTTCGATATGTTAAAGGCCAAAAAGGCCAGACAAAGCAGAGGCAGCTAA
- the glmS gene encoding glutamine--fructose-6-phosphate transaminase (isomerizing) → MCGIVGVLGNHEAAPILVEALKRLEYRGYDSAGIATVNNGALDRRRAVGKLVNLSDKLVHEPLAGKSGIGHTRWATHGAPNEMNAHPHQSGNVAVVHNGIIENFRELREMLASNGITPQTETDTETVALLAQYHMAQGASPVEAVNKTIDALEGAFALAFLFDGEEDLMIAARKGSPLAIGHGQGEMFVGSDAIALAPMTDRITYLEEGDRAVLTRTSLEIRDGNGTLANRPIKTIQIDAARVDKAGHKHFMAKEIAEQPTVLGHTLANYLGSDGQITLPDPGIDFTKIDRLTMVACGTAYLACLTAKYWFEQIARIPVEVDVASEFRYREPPIPSRTAAIFVSQSGETADTLAALRYCEGKADKIVSVINVPESSIARESDLALPIHAGIEVGVASTKAFTCQLTVLLMMVLKAAHVRGEISDDQLADHISSLRGVPALINTALEQNKAIRTAARKLSEARDVLFLGRGQMYPLAHEGALKLKEISYIHAEAYASGELKHGPIALIDKHVPVVVLAPKDSLFDKTVSNMQEVMARKGKVVLVSDAKGLAEASEGVWASIEMPESPDIVAPILYAIPAQLLAYHTAVAKGTDVDQPRNLAKSVTVE, encoded by the coding sequence ATGTGTGGAATTGTTGGGGTCTTGGGCAACCATGAAGCAGCGCCCATCCTTGTCGAAGCGCTGAAACGCCTTGAATATCGCGGCTACGACAGCGCGGGCATCGCCACTGTCAACAACGGTGCGTTGGACCGACGGCGGGCCGTGGGAAAACTGGTAAATCTAAGCGACAAACTGGTGCATGAACCGCTTGCCGGCAAATCAGGCATCGGCCACACACGGTGGGCCACGCACGGTGCCCCCAACGAAATGAACGCCCACCCCCACCAATCGGGAAACGTGGCCGTGGTGCACAACGGCATTATCGAAAACTTTCGCGAGTTGCGCGAAATGTTGGCGTCCAACGGCATCACGCCGCAAACCGAAACCGACACCGAAACCGTCGCTTTGCTGGCCCAGTACCACATGGCGCAGGGCGCGTCGCCTGTAGAGGCTGTGAACAAGACCATCGACGCGTTGGAAGGCGCATTTGCTTTGGCGTTTTTGTTCGATGGTGAAGAGGATTTGATGATCGCGGCACGCAAAGGGTCACCTTTGGCCATCGGCCACGGTCAAGGCGAGATGTTCGTGGGCTCTGACGCGATTGCTTTGGCACCGATGACTGACCGCATCACCTACCTGGAAGAAGGCGACCGTGCCGTTCTGACCCGTACATCTTTGGAAATCCGCGACGGAAATGGCACTTTGGCCAACCGCCCCATCAAGACCATCCAAATTGACGCCGCGCGCGTGGACAAAGCCGGTCACAAGCATTTTATGGCCAAAGAGATCGCGGAACAGCCCACTGTTCTGGGTCATACGCTGGCCAATTATCTGGGCAGCGACGGTCAAATCACCCTGCCCGACCCTGGCATAGACTTCACAAAGATCGACCGCTTGACCATGGTCGCATGTGGTACAGCTTATCTGGCGTGTTTGACTGCGAAGTACTGGTTCGAACAAATCGCGCGTATTCCTGTCGAAGTCGATGTGGCATCGGAATTCCGCTACCGCGAGCCACCCATCCCTTCCCGTACGGCCGCGATCTTTGTCAGCCAATCTGGCGAAACCGCCGACACTTTGGCCGCCCTGCGGTACTGCGAAGGCAAAGCCGACAAAATCGTGTCTGTGATCAACGTGCCCGAAAGCTCTATTGCGCGGGAAAGCGATTTGGCGTTGCCCATCCACGCAGGCATAGAGGTCGGCGTGGCATCCACCAAAGCGTTCACATGCCAGTTGACAGTCTTGTTGATGATGGTGCTGAAAGCGGCGCATGTGCGCGGTGAAATCTCCGACGATCAGTTGGCAGATCACATCTCAAGTTTGCGCGGTGTGCCTGCATTGATCAACACGGCACTGGAACAAAACAAAGCCATCCGCACGGCCGCCCGCAAATTGTCCGAAGCCCGCGATGTGCTTTTTCTGGGGCGCGGCCAAATGTACCCGCTCGCGCATGAGGGGGCGTTAAAACTAAAAGAAATCAGCTATATACATGCCGAAGCTTATGCATCAGGTGAACTGAAACACGGCCCCATCGCCCTGATCGACAAACATGTGCCCGTTGTCGTTTTGGCACCGAAAGACAGTCTATTCGACAAGACCGTGTCCAACATGCAAGAGGTCATGGCACGCAAAGGCAAGGTCGTTCTGGTCTCTGACGCAAAGGGTTTGGCGGAAGCAAGCGAGGGGGTCTGGGCCTCTATCGAAATGCCTGAATCACCGGATATCGTGGCCCCTATTTTATACGCGATCCCGGCACAGCTGCTGGCTTATCATACAGCAGTAGCGAAAGGCACAGACGTGGATCAGCCCCGAAATCTGGCCAAGTCTGTCACAGTGGAATAG
- a CDS encoding pyridoxamine 5'-phosphate oxidase family protein has protein sequence MGKQFDHIADNHRAFIEAQHMFFSGSAAPDGKVNISPKGMDSLRILGPNRIVWRNLTGSGNETAGHLALHPRMTLMWCGFEARPMIMRAYGTAKTLHPRDAEFDALNALFPETFAARQIYDVQVDMLQTSCGYAVPFFEHQGPRDVLTKWAEDKGADGIQTYWEDRNQHTLDGLPTHILAPNSPDAPT, from the coding sequence ATGGGCAAGCAATTCGATCACATCGCAGACAACCACCGCGCCTTCATAGAAGCGCAACACATGTTTTTCAGCGGCTCTGCGGCCCCTGATGGTAAGGTCAACATTTCGCCGAAGGGCATGGACAGCCTGCGCATCCTTGGCCCCAATCGCATCGTGTGGCGTAATTTGACCGGTTCTGGAAATGAAACGGCAGGCCATTTGGCGCTACATCCACGCATGACCTTGATGTGGTGCGGATTTGAAGCGCGACCCATGATCATGCGCGCCTATGGCACTGCCAAAACCCTGCACCCACGGGACGCAGAATTTGACGCTTTGAATGCATTGTTTCCCGAAACCTTCGCGGCCCGCCAAATATATGACGTGCAGGTGGATATGCTGCAAACCAGCTGCGGCTATGCCGTGCCATTCTTTGAGCACCAAGGCCCGCGCGACGTATTGACCAAATGGGCAGAGGACAAAGGGGCCGACGGCATCCAGACCTATTGGGAAGATCGCAACCAGCATACGCTGGATGGCTTGCCCACCCATATTTTAGCCCCCAATTCCCCGGACGCACCCACATGA
- a CDS encoding DNA alkylation repair protein has product MTLDDALEQLNTHQDAEKAEQSASYHKAPRVYLGIANPIINDLTKAWRADMTVEERVDLADALWETDIYEARLAAAKLLTQARIKDDDDVWGLIASWVDDFDSWAIADHACMAGQKRLIADPSRIDHIESWTTSDHMWTRRAALVITLPWTKQNHPKPLDLEIRQRVLGWAADYVSDREWFIQKAIAWWLRDLSKHDAEAVRSFLAQHGPQMKPFAAKEAAKYLKF; this is encoded by the coding sequence ATGACCCTAGACGACGCCCTAGAGCAACTGAACACCCACCAAGATGCTGAAAAAGCAGAACAATCGGCAAGCTACCACAAAGCACCCCGCGTTTATCTGGGAATTGCAAACCCCATCATCAATGATCTGACCAAAGCATGGCGCGCGGACATGACTGTGGAAGAACGCGTTGATCTGGCGGATGCCCTTTGGGAAACAGACATCTATGAGGCCCGTCTTGCCGCGGCCAAACTCCTGACACAGGCACGCATCAAGGACGACGACGATGTGTGGGGGCTTATCGCGTCCTGGGTGGATGATTTTGACAGTTGGGCGATTGCCGATCACGCCTGCATGGCTGGGCAAAAGCGGTTAATCGCAGATCCCTCACGCATTGATCACATCGAAAGCTGGACAACATCGGACCACATGTGGACCCGCCGTGCGGCTTTGGTGATCACCCTGCCATGGACCAAGCAGAACCATCCCAAGCCGCTGGATCTGGAAATCCGGCAGCGCGTTCTGGGATGGGCCGCAGATTATGTGTCTGACCGTGAATGGTTTATCCAAAAAGCCATCGCGTGGTGGCTGCGTGATCTGTCCAAACATGATGCAGAGGCCGTGCGCAGCTTTTTGGCGCAACACGGCCCCCAAATGAAGCCTTTCGCCGCAAAGGAAGCGGCGAAATACCTGAAATTTTAG
- a CDS encoding peroxiredoxin-like family protein — translation MPEMKLAAGAAFPNFDVPQFGGGTLQVGVPTGGHDWQMVVVYRGKHCPICTRYLTTINDLLADFHAQGVDVVAVSADSAEQVETQLTDISPAFPVGYGMSIEQMRDLGLYISTPRSDAETDHPFPEPGLFVINGAGQIQILDISNAPFARPDLNVVLGGIKFVRNPDNNYPIRGTYA, via the coding sequence ATGCCTGAGATGAAGCTGGCCGCCGGAGCGGCCTTTCCCAATTTTGATGTGCCTCAATTCGGCGGTGGCACCTTGCAAGTGGGCGTGCCAACCGGTGGCCACGACTGGCAGATGGTTGTGGTGTACCGCGGCAAACACTGCCCGATCTGCACACGTTACCTGACCACAATAAATGACCTGTTGGCCGATTTTCATGCACAAGGCGTGGATGTTGTTGCAGTCAGTGCAGACAGCGCAGAACAAGTGGAAACGCAGTTGACTGATATTTCACCAGCATTTCCAGTGGGGTACGGGATGAGCATCGAACAGATGCGTGACCTTGGTTTGTATATTTCAACGCCGCGGTCTGATGCGGAAACCGATCACCCGTTTCCGGAACCGGGTCTGTTTGTGATCAATGGCGCAGGCCAGATCCAAATCTTGGACATCTCCAACGCACCGTTTGCGCGCCCGGATCTGAATGTAGTGCTGGGGGGCATCAAATTTGTGCGCAACCCCGACAACAACTATCCGATCCGTGGCACCTACGCCTAG
- the moaA gene encoding GTP 3',8-cyclase MoaA yields the protein MNAPLIDPFARAITYLRVSVTDRCDFRCVYCMSENMTFLPKKELLTLEELDRMCSTFIGLGVEKLRITGGEPLVRKGIMTFFDSMSRHLDAGTLKELTLTTNGSQLERYADDLFAAGVRRVNISLDTLDDQKFADITRWGRLPQVLRGVDAALKAGLKVKINAVALKGFNEPELPHITQWCAEMGLDLTWIEVMPMGDIGNEDRLGQYWSLKDVRSEYAKHYTVTDLAERTGGPARYVRLEETGQKIGFITPLSHNFCESCNRVRITCTGEIYLCLGQEDMADLRAPLRAHPGDDGPLEDAIRASIAMKPKGHDFDYSRQTLDGQMPRHMSHTGG from the coding sequence ATGAACGCTCCTTTGATTGACCCATTCGCCCGCGCCATCACCTATCTGCGTGTCTCCGTCACGGACCGCTGCGATTTCCGCTGCGTCTATTGCATGTCGGAAAATATGACGTTTCTGCCCAAAAAAGAGCTGTTGACGCTAGAGGAACTGGACCGCATGTGTTCGACGTTCATCGGGCTTGGGGTTGAAAAGCTGCGGATCACAGGCGGTGAGCCATTGGTGCGCAAAGGCATCATGACCTTCTTTGACAGCATGTCGCGCCACCTTGATGCAGGCACTTTGAAGGAACTGACGCTGACCACCAACGGCTCGCAGCTGGAACGCTATGCAGATGACCTTTTTGCAGCGGGCGTGCGTCGTGTGAACATTTCTTTGGACACGCTTGATGATCAAAAATTCGCCGACATCACCCGATGGGGGCGCCTTCCACAAGTTTTGCGTGGCGTCGATGCGGCACTGAAAGCAGGGCTTAAGGTTAAAATCAATGCTGTGGCCCTGAAAGGTTTCAATGAACCGGAACTGCCACACATTACACAGTGGTGCGCCGAAATGGGCCTTGATCTGACGTGGATCGAAGTCATGCCTATGGGCGACATCGGCAACGAAGACCGTTTGGGGCAATATTGGTCTTTGAAAGATGTGCGTTCCGAATATGCAAAGCACTATACAGTAACCGATTTGGCCGAACGCACAGGTGGACCCGCGCGGTATGTCCGTCTGGAGGAAACAGGGCAAAAGATCGGGTTTATTACGCCGTTGTCGCATAATTTCTGCGAAAGCTGTAACCGCGTGCGCATCACCTGTACTGGGGAAATTTACCTGTGCCTTGGTCAAGAGGACATGGCCGATTTGCGCGCGCCCCTTCGCGCCCACCCGGGTGACGATGGCCCCCTTGAGGACGCCATTCGCGCGTCAATCGCTATGAAGCCGAAAGGGCATGATTTTGACTATTCCCGCCAAACGCTGGACGGGCAAATGCCGCGCCACATGAGCCACACAGGCGGGTAA
- a CDS encoding 3-deoxy-D-manno-octulosonic acid transferase, producing the protein MKPTGLYRAYAAATALVLPFAARARVKKLRRAGISAHRAHEVLGHATERRPGGTLIWFHAASVGESLSVLSLIAAMGRALPLARFLITSGTPTSASLIAKRMPPRCQHQFVPLDGAGPLKRFLRAWRPDAFVLVESEFWPNMLVHIRKAGVPMALVNARLSERSLKRWAKRPKTARFLLEGFSLVFAQTNALADQLIALGTQPDKTRKGVDLKSLSAPLPVHGKSLLDVQHALGPRPVWAACSTHPGEEQEVLTAHISLLETQPDLCLILAPRHPERGLEVAKLVTDLGLSLSRRSTGDIPQAQVYLADTLGELGLWYTLAPFVFLGGSLKPIGGHNPYEPAHMGSAVLSGVHVNNFADTYAKLEAAGGARLVSSGANLAQLAQDWFEHPVALTQARQAARDFAGGQADTLDSIANALIDGLDLNV; encoded by the coding sequence ATGAAGCCCACAGGCCTTTACCGCGCCTATGCGGCGGCCACAGCGCTGGTCTTGCCCTTTGCTGCACGCGCAAGGGTCAAAAAACTGCGCCGTGCAGGCATTTCTGCCCATCGTGCCCATGAGGTTCTGGGCCACGCGACAGAACGACGTCCAGGCGGCACGCTGATCTGGTTTCATGCCGCGTCTGTTGGCGAAAGCCTGTCGGTATTGTCGCTGATCGCAGCTATGGGCCGTGCTTTGCCCCTAGCACGATTCTTAATCACATCCGGCACCCCCACCTCTGCCAGCCTGATTGCCAAACGTATGCCACCGCGATGCCAGCACCAGTTTGTGCCACTTGATGGCGCCGGTCCGTTGAAGCGTTTTTTAAGGGCGTGGCGGCCCGATGCGTTTGTGTTGGTGGAAAGTGAATTTTGGCCGAATATGCTTGTGCACATCCGCAAAGCTGGTGTGCCGATGGCGCTGGTCAATGCGCGGTTGTCGGAACGATCCTTGAAACGCTGGGCCAAACGGCCAAAAACCGCGCGCTTCCTGTTGGAAGGGTTTTCGCTGGTGTTTGCACAAACCAATGCGCTGGCCGATCAACTGATCGCACTTGGCACACAGCCAGATAAAACACGCAAAGGCGTTGACTTGAAATCGCTGTCCGCGCCTTTGCCAGTGCATGGCAAATCCTTGTTGGATGTGCAGCACGCTTTGGGACCACGCCCCGTTTGGGCGGCCTGTTCGACCCATCCGGGCGAAGAACAAGAGGTGCTGACAGCCCATATTTCACTGCTCGAAACCCAACCGGACCTCTGCTTGATCCTTGCCCCCCGTCATCCTGAACGTGGACTAGAAGTCGCCAAGCTGGTCACAGATTTGGGTCTAAGCCTGTCGCGGCGCAGCACTGGCGACATACCCCAAGCGCAAGTCTATCTGGCCGACACCCTAGGCGAACTGGGGCTGTGGTACACATTGGCGCCTTTTGTGTTTTTGGGCGGTTCTCTCAAACCGATTGGCGGGCACAACCCTTATGAACCCGCCCATATGGGCTCTGCGGTGTTGTCCGGGGTACACGTGAATAACTTTGCCGACACCTATGCAAAGCTTGAGGCTGCAGGCGGTGCCCGCTTGGTCAGCAGCGGTGCGAACCTCGCCCAACTGGCGCAAGACTGGTTTGAGCACCCTGTCGCATTGACCCAAGCAAGGCAGGCCGCGCGTGACTTTGCAGGCGGTCAGGCAGACACCCTGGACAGCATCGCAAATGCACTGATCGACGGGTTGGACCTGAACGTATGA